One region of Pseudomonas sp. B21-040 genomic DNA includes:
- the glpK gene encoding glycerol kinase GlpK, giving the protein MTDTQNKNYIIALDQGTTSSRAIIFDRDANVVCTAQREFAQHYPQAGWVEHDPMEIFATQSAVMVEALAQAGLHHDQVAAIGITNQRETTVVWDKTTGRPIYNAIVWQCRRSTEICEQLKRDGHEQYISDTTGLVTDPYFSGTKLKWILDNVEGSRERARNGELLFGTVDSWLIWKFTGGKVHVTDYTNASRTMLFNIHSLEWDTKMLEILDIPREMLPEVKASSQIYGHTKSGIAIGGIAGDQQAALFGQMCVEPGQAKNTYGTGCFLLMNTGDKAVKSRHGMLTTIACGPRGEVAYALEGAVFNGGSTVQWLRDELKIINDAHDTEYFANKVKDSNGVYLVPAFTGLGAPYWDPYARGALFGLTRGVRVDHIIRAALESIAYQTRDVLDAMQQDSGERLKALRVDGGAVANNFLMQFQADILGTKVERPQMRETTALGAAYLAGLACGFWGSLEELRGKAVIEREFEPSLDEAAKEKLYKGWKKAVSRTRDWDREDAE; this is encoded by the coding sequence ATGACCGACACTCAGAATAAGAACTACATCATTGCCCTCGACCAGGGTACGACCAGCTCGCGCGCGATCATTTTCGACCGCGACGCCAACGTGGTCTGCACCGCCCAGCGCGAATTCGCGCAGCATTACCCGCAAGCCGGCTGGGTTGAACATGACCCGATGGAAATTTTCGCCACTCAAAGCGCCGTGATGGTCGAGGCCCTGGCGCAAGCCGGCCTGCATCACGACCAGGTGGCCGCCATCGGCATCACCAACCAACGCGAAACCACCGTCGTCTGGGACAAGACCACCGGCCGCCCGATCTACAACGCGATCGTCTGGCAATGCCGACGCAGCACCGAGATTTGCGAACAGCTCAAGCGCGACGGTCACGAGCAATACATCAGCGACACCACGGGCCTGGTCACCGACCCGTACTTCTCCGGCACCAAGCTCAAGTGGATCCTCGACAACGTCGAAGGCAGCCGCGAACGTGCGCGCAACGGCGAACTGCTGTTCGGCACCGTCGACAGCTGGCTGATCTGGAAATTTACCGGTGGCAAAGTCCACGTCACCGACTACACCAACGCCTCGCGCACCATGCTCTTCAACATCCACTCGCTTGAGTGGGACACGAAGATGCTGGAGATCCTCGACATCCCACGGGAAATGCTTCCAGAAGTGAAAGCCTCGTCGCAAATCTATGGCCATACCAAGAGCGGCATCGCCATCGGCGGCATCGCCGGCGACCAGCAAGCCGCGCTGTTCGGTCAAATGTGCGTCGAGCCCGGGCAGGCAAAAAACACCTACGGCACCGGTTGCTTCCTGCTGATGAACACCGGCGACAAAGCCGTGAAGTCCAGGCACGGCATGCTCACCACCATCGCGTGCGGCCCGCGCGGCGAAGTCGCGTATGCACTGGAAGGCGCGGTGTTCAACGGTGGTTCAACCGTTCAATGGCTGCGTGACGAACTGAAGATCATCAACGACGCCCACGACACCGAATACTTCGCCAATAAAGTGAAGGACAGCAACGGCGTGTACCTGGTGCCGGCCTTCACCGGCCTGGGCGCTCCCTACTGGGACCCGTATGCCCGTGGCGCACTGTTCGGCCTGACCCGTGGCGTACGCGTGGATCACATTATTCGTGCCGCACTGGAATCGATTGCCTACCAGACCCGCGACGTGCTCGACGCCATGCAACAGGATTCCGGCGAACGCCTCAAAGCCCTGCGCGTGGACGGCGGTGCGGTGGCGAACAACTTCCTGATGCAGTTCCAGGCCGACATCCTCGGTACAAAGGTCGAGCGTCCGCAAATGCGCGAAACCACCGCACTCGGCGCCGCTTACCTGGCCGGCCTGGCGTGCGGCTTCTGGGGCAGCCTGGAAGAACTGCGTGGCAAGGCAGTGATCGAGCGCGAATTCGAACCGAGCCTGGACGAAGCAGCGAAGGAAAAACTCTACAAAGGCTGGAAAAAAGCGGTTAGCCGGACCCGTGACTGGGATCGTGAGGACGCTGAATAA